From Hirundo rustica isolate bHirRus1 chromosome 1, bHirRus1.pri.v3, whole genome shotgun sequence, a single genomic window includes:
- the TYMS gene encoding thymidylate synthase isoform X1, translating into MPADGQLLSAAAARPEPGEQEYLQQVRHILQHGHRREDRTGTGTISVFGMQARYSLRDQFPLLTTKRVFWKGVLEELLWFIKGSTNAKELSAKGVKIWDANGSREFLDKQGFSTREEGDLGPVYGFQWRHFGAEYKDMHTDYSNQGVDQLQKVIETIKTNPDDRRIIMCAWNPKDISLMALPPCHALCQFYVLNGELSCQLYQRSGDMGLGVPFNIASYSLLTYMIAHVTGLKPGEFIHTLGDAHIYLNHVEPLKVQLQREPRPFPKLRILREIKDISDFKAEDFQIEDYNPHPPIKMEMAV; encoded by the exons ATGCCCGCCGACGGGCAGCTGCtgagcgccgccgccgcccgcccggaGCCCGGCGAGCAGGAGTACCTGCAGCAGGTGCGGCACATCCTGCAGCACGGCCACCGGCGGGAGGAtcgcaccggcaccggcaccatCTCCGTGTTCGGCATGCAGGCGCGGTACAGCCTGAGAG ATCAGTTTCCGCTGCTCACGACGAAGAGGGTGTTCTGGAAGggagtgctggaggagctgctgtggttcATCAAG GGTTCTACAAACGCCAAAGAGCTCTCTGCAAAAGGTGTGAAGATTTGGGATGCTAATGGGTCCCGTGAGTTCCTGGATAAGCAGGGTTTCAGCACCAGAGAGGAGGGTGATTTGGGACCAGTGTATGGTTTTCAGTGGAGGCATTTTGGAGCAGAATACAAAGATATGCACACAG ATTACTCCAACCAAGGAGTTGATCAGTTGCAAAAAGTGATTGAAACGATTAAAACCAATCCAGATGACAGAAGAATCATTATGTGTGCTTGGAATCCCAAAG ATATTTCCCTGATGGCTCTGCCTCCGTGCCATGCCCTTTGCCAGTTCTATGTTCTAAATGGTGAATTGTCTTGCCAACTCTATCAGAGGTCTGGAGACATGGGACTAGGAGTGCCTTTCAATATTGCCAGCTATTCACTGCTCACGTACATGATTGCCCATGTCACAGGGCTGAAG cctggagagttCATACACACCTTAGGGGACGCTCACATATATCTGAACCATGTGGAACCTCTAAAAGTCCAG CTTCAGAGGGAGCCAAGACCTTTCCCCAAACTCAGAATTCTTCGTGAGATTAAAGACATCAGCGACTTCAAGGCAGAAGACTTCCAGATTGAAGATTATAATCCTCATCCTCCTATTAAAATGGAGATGGCTGTCTAA
- the TYMS gene encoding thymidylate synthase isoform X2: MSDQFPLLTTKRVFWKGVLEELLWFIKGSTNAKELSAKGVKIWDANGSREFLDKQGFSTREEGDLGPVYGFQWRHFGAEYKDMHTDYSNQGVDQLQKVIETIKTNPDDRRIIMCAWNPKDISLMALPPCHALCQFYVLNGELSCQLYQRSGDMGLGVPFNIASYSLLTYMIAHVTGLKPGEFIHTLGDAHIYLNHVEPLKVQLQREPRPFPKLRILREIKDISDFKAEDFQIEDYNPHPPIKMEMAV, from the exons ATGTCAG ATCAGTTTCCGCTGCTCACGACGAAGAGGGTGTTCTGGAAGggagtgctggaggagctgctgtggttcATCAAG GGTTCTACAAACGCCAAAGAGCTCTCTGCAAAAGGTGTGAAGATTTGGGATGCTAATGGGTCCCGTGAGTTCCTGGATAAGCAGGGTTTCAGCACCAGAGAGGAGGGTGATTTGGGACCAGTGTATGGTTTTCAGTGGAGGCATTTTGGAGCAGAATACAAAGATATGCACACAG ATTACTCCAACCAAGGAGTTGATCAGTTGCAAAAAGTGATTGAAACGATTAAAACCAATCCAGATGACAGAAGAATCATTATGTGTGCTTGGAATCCCAAAG ATATTTCCCTGATGGCTCTGCCTCCGTGCCATGCCCTTTGCCAGTTCTATGTTCTAAATGGTGAATTGTCTTGCCAACTCTATCAGAGGTCTGGAGACATGGGACTAGGAGTGCCTTTCAATATTGCCAGCTATTCACTGCTCACGTACATGATTGCCCATGTCACAGGGCTGAAG cctggagagttCATACACACCTTAGGGGACGCTCACATATATCTGAACCATGTGGAACCTCTAAAAGTCCAG CTTCAGAGGGAGCCAAGACCTTTCCCCAAACTCAGAATTCTTCGTGAGATTAAAGACATCAGCGACTTCAAGGCAGAAGACTTCCAGATTGAAGATTATAATCCTCATCCTCCTATTAAAATGGAGATGGCTGTCTAA